The nucleotide sequence TCCAGGGGTCGTAGCTGCTGGTGGAAGTGGGGACAGCCGAGTAGGCGCCAGTAGAGTACGAGGTGCATTTCGAGGCTGAAtacgaggaagaagagctCGAGGCTGGTGTCATCACCCAGCTTtctgaggaggttgaggagagCTCCCCATGTTTCGAGTCGTCGTCGGCCGAAGAGGGCGCGTCGGACCCCTCTTCACAATCGCCATGAAACTGGCCGATGCCATGGGTCGATATGATGTTGGTGCCGCAGTTTTGGTATTGAGCAAAGTAGATCTTGTGCTCCTTCTGTCGGAAAAGAGCTTTGAGCTGCGTCAGAGGTTGTCAAGTCTCGGATGGAATGAGGCAGACGTACCGTATACCGACCGCAGGAACGTATCTCCAAGAATGTAAAACTGATCCCAGGAAGGGACAACGCCCAGGAGACAGATGGTTTCCTCGTTGTCACCAAACACACCTGGTTCAAGCTGGAAAATAAAGTCTTTGTAGGGCACACGGATGGTTTGGTTCCCAAAGCCGAAATCAACGCTCCCCTCGGCATGGAGGTGGGAACAATCGACAATGGTACCGTATGTTGCATTGTCCACGGCGTCTGGGAAGAACCTTTTGATGTTTTCGAATACATGGTTTGGCACGTAAGTGAGGGTGGTGCCTGTATCGGGGAGAAAGCGTTCTTCGAAGCTGTGTTCGGTCACAGGCATGGACAGGCACGACCCGGGTTGGGTGACGCCGATGTAGGTGAGGTTGATCCAGTACCGGTAGTAACCATCCTCTTCCTGGTTGAGCTGGCTTGCCATCTCAACGCCGTGGAGGGGCCCTCTGAATTTGGCCATGTCGATACCGCCAAAGACAATCTCGCCTAGAGTGACACAATCGAACTGTTAGAATGCCGGCAACGAAAGACATGTGATGATGAAATGAGAAACCTACCATTTTCATCATCTACGCTTCCAAGCGAGAAGCTGAAATCCTTGTCTCGAATCAAATTCTGTGAATACATGGCATCGATTATGCCGCTGTAGTTTTGGTTGTATCCCTCTCCATATGCCACTCCAAAAATGCCCGAGATCATGCCCGACGACCACGTCGCCACTCCAAACTGAACCGGCTGCCTGAGCGAGAACATTTCGTCGTCATAGTACTCGGATGGATCTGTCTGGCTCGTCAGTGCCTGTGATAGCGGACAGTGAAAAACGACCGGCTGGATGAGGTCTCGCTCACCGTTGAAGCTGATGGCATCCTTGTAGAATTCAATGTGCGTTTCCCCGCTGCCGTACGTGATGTACTTGGATGGGAAGGTCCTGTTCATGCTGATCACAGTTTCCGACTGCTGTGGCAGATACATGCCCAGTGACCGGCAGAGCTTCTCGTAGGATGGATTCCAACCAACCATGGTGCAGTGTGGACTGACCCATGTTTCGGAAGAACCAGTATCGAAGTCGAGGGTCACGGCCTGAGCAGGTTCTCCAATCCACACTGCCTTGCTTGTTAGCATGTGCCATATCCTCTCACGAAGGCCGGACTCACTCTTGATGCCATAGGCCATCTCCTTGAATATGCTGGTCAGGTTGGCCTGGGCAAGTGTAGCTGCAGGCGGGGCGGAGGATGTTGTGCTTGTGCTGTAGTAGTCGGAGGTATATTGCGCCGGAAGGCGCTGTGCATGAGAGAACCCACGGCTTGATCTGGACTGCTGTTGACTGGGGCTTCGTTTTCTCATCGGCAAGCGAACAATGCCATTTTCGGCATCCTTGGAACGTTTAGCTCCAGACGCCGGGTCCGCCTTTGCAGCAGCGGTTGATGTTGCGGACACGAGAAGGCACAGCAGGATGCTCCAGCCTTGGGGGAAGTGCATGATGAGACGGGAGATGCACAGAATGTGCGCGACAGCTGCAGAGAAGCAGGTGAATGGAGAAGCTGCTGTACTGGCAGGATGTTGTGTTCCGTGGTGAGGAGCAATGGCTGCCAGTCAAGTGCCATGATCTATCATATATATGTAACAGCCGTCAGGACTCAGAAGGCGCCTGAACAAGTTTGATCATCTCGATCTTGACCTACCCGACGCTAGATTGGGCGCGGCTTGCACGTTTCAACCAAAAGGGTTGTGTAGCTTCAGCTTCAGCACAGCATCTAGGTATCGGTATCACCATGCTGCCGACAAGTTCCGTGGGGAACCCGAGAGGTGCTTGTGTTAGTAACGGCCCAACAGACGATCGAAACTGTCATAGCAATCAGCCCACTTGCCGTCTGGGAGACTGCAGCCACAGGATCTGTGACTCGAGGCTCGGTGGTGACAAGTCAAACAATGACGCTGTCGTGATAGTTCAAGCTACCCGCAGATCCCCTTGGCAGCACGCAATCGGCCGTTTGGTATTGAAATAGAGGAGATGAGCCAAGCACCTATTTTGCAAGCGGCAACCGACTCCATGCCAACCCAGCATGTTGCTTCACGTACTTGATGACCATGTTAGGTATGAGCTCAGCACCGAACTCTTGTATGCCTAGGACGAATGTTAGTGCGGGGGTCGATCTCTGTTTTGGTGGTTCATTGCAATACTACCCTGGTGTATGCCACATAACAAGGCATTGAGCAACTGCTCATGAGGTGTGCCTTGACCCAGTTGGGTCTATTCAAATAGGTAACGGCGGTTGTTGGTCCGCCTGGACTATTATGGATTGTTTAGGTATCCCGTCCGTCCGCAGAGCCAAGTGCCAGCCAAGTCGGGACATAGTTGTATTTCTAGGAACACAAGACCTTGTCATGAAGAGGACACCCGATATAGAAGGGTACAAGCGAGATCATCCACTCAGCGCTAGCTGAGCACCCTGTTTATAGCTTTTGGTTCATATTTTCGTACGGTGCTCAAATCAACAAGCTTGGGTTGATCATCCACGCGCCGCTGATAAAGGTCCATGCGTAAACCACGAACTGGGAACTGTTTTTGTTCAGTCAACATGATAAGCAAGAGCTTCTTTAAGAAATGAAATTGACATTTACCGGTGGTGAGATATGAAGTGTATGTGAATAGCTAGTGTCGCAAGTCATGATTACTGGCAATTCGAACGCCGTGCCCCGTATCCATTACTTCAGGATCATATTTGCCTCAATAAAGCTGCTGGATGTTCTGAGCTCGTTGAATATCTCCCGAAGTCAACTGGCATCTGAAGTCGCTGTGAATACAAGCGTAGGTGCATGAATCAGAAGGCTCGAAACATGCTGAAGGAAAGTGACTATCGTGAGGACGACAAATAAGATCTGGGCAGGGAGTAATAGATGAGAGGCGTTTTCGAGTATAAATATCAGACAAGTATCCCCTTATGATATGATCTCGACACCTCTCAAGTCAGTCAATGCCTGTATCGGTCCTACAACGCCGCTTGCGACGACAAGGCTGCGGCTGAAGTCTCATGGTGGAGGACTGTCTAGGCAGCTTTCGCAGTTGTCGGGACTGAAAAAGCGGTTGGTCAGCGGTTTGTCAACATGAGATGACCGGCTGAGAGCTTCTGGCATGAGTGTCAAGAACGACCATCTTCACGACCCCACGGCTTTGCATCTGCAGCTTCCCGTGAGACAAATGCAAACATTTAGCTGTGACGTCATGGTAGGACGAGCTCAATATCGCGACGAATGCAATGGGGAGGAGCAAAGTGGATGAGAGGCCGCCATCCCCGTTAACCCCTTTTCCTGTCGGAGCTGGATGCCGAGCAACATGAGTAGGTGTCGCAACTGAGATTCCGGGATTTCCAAACGAAGACGACATGGTGACATGATGGCTAGCCGCGCGGGAGAAAATGACCAAACATTTCCAGTAACTCGCGTAATCCATGTTTGGGAATGTCTGGATACCTAGAGATGAGGTCGTGTCCAGGCCGCAGCGGGCTCCTTGTTGGGCACCTTGAGGGTTGAGTCGGAACTCGGAACTCCACAAAACGTTCAGAACCCACAGAATCCACAGAACTGCATCACCTCCCGCCAACTCCCGCCCAGCCCGCAGCCCAGACGACGTAGCGTAACCCTCGCGCCGGCGCCATTGGATATCTGAAGCTCAACTGCGTTTCTTCCAACAGCCATGGCGCCACTCTGCTTGCGTGGTCTCTCGCCTGCGTCTCTTCAGTGCCCTCTTGGCCACCCCCCTCTTATGCGGCCCAAGAGATGGATATCTTAGACAAGCGCTTGCCATCTCTCCAGACAATGAAACTATGAACCCCTCCGCCAAGCAATTTGTTGTCTGCTCCACAATGTCATCtcgcccctcctccgccatccccccctttACCCCCTCGCCAAGGGCATCGATTCATCGCGTGATTTCCATTTCTCTCCAAACAACACCCGCCTGCAATAATGGAAGGTGGAGGTTAACCAGCTGAGGCCTCCGCAGCGAGCAAGAACAAGACACGGGTCTCGTTCGGATATGCGGCACATACCGCTGAATGGAGCCCCGGTGGGGAtgaccccccccccctctcttgGGTCAGGTAGGGTAGCTAGGAAACAAGCATAAATACCTTCCCGCTCTTGCCACTCTTCCAGAACTTCCatctcaacatctccaacctccaaaccAACTCACCAAGTCAACACTCTTCACCAACATAACAAGCACACATCAGACACCATGTCTTTCCATCTCTCTGCCCAGGACATCCGCGTCGATGACGGCCACATCCTCCGTGCCCGTCTCGACAACGGCGAGGGCGAGTGGGTTGACGCTGAGCTCGACCTCAACACCGTCCTTGGCAACAACGACGGTAGGTCCCATCCTGTCTCCCGGCCATGTAGCTTGCCTTTTATCAGTTGCTGACGGTTTGTCTCCGCAGGCCTCTTTGaatgggagggtggtgacttCGCCGCCAGCGCCGAGGGTATCACCTTCCAGCTGGAGGGTGACGAGAACGTTCCCATTCTCCGTGCCGGTCTCACCAACATGAACGGCGATGTCAACTGGCATGACGTCAACCTTGCCGAgcgcatcaccaacaacggcgGCCACTTCGAGCTCCGTAAGTTACTGCTTTGCTCTCTGCTCGCTCCAGGTCGACCATCTTGCTAACCAATAATGCTCTGGACAGAGTAAGCGCGAGAGCCGTGTGACAGATGGACTTCCACTAGGATGGTGTAGGGACATGGGATGCATCATGGACTCATGTAAAACCGAGATCTTGAGTAGTGTTAGCCATGCGCAATCAAACAAGTAAAATTCCAAACTTGGGCTGATCCTTTGTTGTGTTGTTTGGTACTGGGTTTGATTGTGATAAGGTATCTGACTTCTGTAAACATCTCTTGACGGGATGTGTAGTCCCCGAGTCCAAGACTTTGAATACAAGTTGCCGTACCCACCCAGGAAAGGTTTCAGGTGGTATTGTACATGCAGGTCCTCATTCTTACATCCCGTTCTTCCTCGGGCTCCAAACTCAACCCTTGGTGAACTCCCTCGACAGCTCAATGGCCATCTTGATGATCATCCCATTGCTCTCCCGAACCTTGATCAACATGTCGTAAAACAAGGCGTGAACCCCCTCGGGCGTGCCCGTGATTCTGACTTTGTGGGCGGCACGAACCTCGAgaaactccctctcctcggTGATCGACAGCCAGGAACACCCAATCGCCTCGTCGGTGATCAAAGGTCTGGCCCAGGCAAGCCCGCGCTTCCGCATTTCCTCCCTCTTGGCTTGATTCTCCATCGGGCGACAGATCTCGTAGTAGACCTCGATGACGGGGGAGTCATGGGCGACGGCGACCACCATGAGGTTCAGCTGGAGCCCCTCGAAACCGCTGTAATCCTGGACGTCGGGGGTGTTGATCGTGAGGACTTTAGCGAGGTAGTTGTAGACTGTGCCGGCGGGCTTGTAGGGGTTGGGGTACATCTTGACGATCCAGTCGTAGGCATCGGGGGCGAACTGGGTCTTGGGATCGTGGTGGATCCTGAGCATTTTGGTCGCACCTGTCAGGTCGCTGGTGTGGAGATAATTCTCGACGCGGGGCTTGTCGTTGGCCCAGTCGGAGGCGCGGTAGgctttggagaggttgaagggaGGGGGCTGGGAGTGGTTGTGACTGGTGTTGACACAACGATAATCGACTGGGAGGGAACAGAACGACAGTTAGCTGAGTTCTTGAGGGAAAGGTAAAGGAGAATGAGTACCTATTTCGCAAGGGGTCAACAACGACTTATTGCTGACATTCTCGTGGCAACCCATGATGATCGAATTGGGGATGGTGATCGACTTGAGAGAGTCAGGAAGAGTAATAGCTTGATCGCTCAGGAGAAAAAGCAGGCTTCTGCGAGTGAGAAAGGAGTCTGCGCGGAACAAGGGGAAAGGTCTGATCAAGAAGACCGATTTGGCGGTTGCTCTCTATTTCACCAGTGTCAAGCAAGAACTGTAGTGACAGGGGAAAGCTAGGATTGGTCCAAACTCCTAGCAGGGCACAAACGCTGCCTAGATTGCGAGGGTAGGGAGGTAACTGTCGGGTTCATGCCGCCCTTAGGAGCCCTAAAATGCAACAAAATATCGTTGGCAATAGAACTTTGCTGTCTACTATATGAATTTCTCTTTCCTCGAAAATCATATGGCATCAAGTGCGATGGCAAGACAAGCAACGAAATGAGCTCGGGGCCAACAAACCTGAAGCGGGCCTGCTTTGGATGATTTGCCTGAATCTGTGTAGACAAAAGGGGCTTCTTGCCCAGCTAGCGTTTGAAGCTGTACACTCCAGTACCTCTCCGGCAATTCTAGACCTCCATTGACACCTCCTTGCTTGATCGAGACCCCAGGGCTGGAAGATGGGCATTCGACACCCGGCTCA is from Podospora pseudopauciseta strain CBS 411.78 chromosome 5 map unlocalized CBS411.78m_5.2, whole genome shotgun sequence and encodes:
- a CDS encoding uncharacterized protein (EggNog:ENOG503PZY2; MEROPS:MER0080922; COG:O; antiSMASH:Cluster_1) — protein: MHFPQGWSILLCLLVSATSTAAAKADPASGAKRSKDAENGIVRLPMRKRSPSQQQSRSSRGFSHAQRLPAQYTSDYYSTSTTSSAPPAATLAQANLTSIFKEMAYGIKMWIGEPAQAVTLDFDTGSSETWVSPHCTMVGWNPSYEKLCRSLGMYLPQQSETVISMNRTFPSKYITYGSGETHIEFYKDAISFNGERDLIQPVVFHCPLSQALTSQTDPSEYYDDEMFSLRQPVQFGVATWSSGMISGIFGVAYGEGYNQNYSGIIDAMYSQNLIRDKDFSFSLGSVDDENGEIVFGGIDMAKFRGPLHGVEMASQLNQEEDGYYRYWINLTYIGVTQPGSCLSMPVTEHSFEERFLPDTGTTLTYVPNHVFENIKRFFPDAVDNATYGTIVDCSHLHAEGSVDFGFGNQTIRVPYKDFIFQLEPGVFGDNEETICLLGVVPSWDQFYILGDTFLRSVYALFRQKEHKIYFAQYQNCGTNIISTHGIGQFHGDCEEGSDAPSSADDDSKHGELSSTSSESWVMTPASSSSSSYSASKCTSYSTGAYSAVPTSTSSYDPWTEEPWGTTTTMIWDTASSTSDISWESSTTTDDSWSWTTDDSWSWTDSLSTSLVSIESDLTGTDWDWTTTPISMESMPTIGTEDWTSFDFETWTDEDKKVHVTGKPVLGQGGIPTVSPTLRRRGKKGRVDRSSPTDAAAMKPAMTVSTGPKETLVIDPGNGKEKVTVVGGAVQGQ
- a CDS encoding uncharacterized protein (COG:S; EggNog:ENOG503P58C; antiSMASH:Cluster_1), with product MSFHLSAQDIRVDDGHILRARLDNGEGEWVDAELDLNTVLGNNDGLFEWEGGDFAASAEGITFQLEGDENVPILRAGLTNMNGDVNWHDVNLAERITNNGGHFELQ
- a CDS encoding uncharacterized protein (antiSMASH:Cluster_1), with amino-acid sequence MGCHENVSIDYRCVNTSHNHSQPPPFNLSKAYRASDWANDKPRVENYLHTSDLTGATKMLRIHHDPKTQFAPDAYDWIVKMYPNPYKPAGTVYNYLAKVLTINTPDVQDYSGFEGLQLNLMVVAVAHDSPVIEVYYEICRPMENQAKREEMRKRGLAWARPLITDEAIGCSWLSITEEREFLEVRAAHKVRITGTPEGVHALFYDMLIKVRESNGMIIKMAIELSREFTKG